The Musa acuminata AAA Group cultivar baxijiao chromosome BXJ1-3, Cavendish_Baxijiao_AAA, whole genome shotgun sequence genome window below encodes:
- the LOC135618305 gene encoding SUPPRESSOR OF GAMMA RESPONSE 1-like isoform X1, whose amino-acid sequence MSSPSWLIDSKRIATKIKNASATVDPSKVKWISNPTKACPRCNHVIDNSDVVQEWPGLPKGVKFDPSDQELISHLMAKVGTGDAKPHPFINEFILTVEEEDGICYTHPKKLPGVKQDGSVSHFFHRTFKAYNIGTRKRRKINTDDLVDVRWHKTGKTKPVIVDGRHLGCKKIMVLYMSTTKGEKPEKTNWVMHQYHLGTGEDEKDGEYVVSKIFYQQQSKPGEKNGQDLGDKNGQNLTMEIDHNVVTELDPAPGAVPGSPEQNSGDKQDHVERLEVISGQSNVHHSGDEEHHVHLEGDKPDDQGEHPTEDTKWWEGESQYLLDSQQLAEGIAICEEFLQSQSSCAGEEVKKSNLCLSDYAAMGAEALKMDLEECQNLDSTDHANIELDTPPDFRLSQLEFGSQDSFLAWPGSKLAD is encoded by the exons ATGAGCAG CCCATCTTGGTTAATTGACAGTAAAAGAATCGCGACAAAGATTAAAAATGCCTCTGCTACAGTGGACCCGAGCAAAGTCAAATGGATAAGCAACCCAACTAAAGCTTGTCCTAGATGCAACCATGTCATAGATAACAGTGAT GTTGTCCAGGAATGGCCAGGGTTGCCCAAAGGTGTGAAATTTGATCCATCCGACCAAGAGTTGATATCACATTTGATGGCAAAAGTTGGGACAGGTGATGCAAAACCACATCCTTTCATTAATGAATTCATTCTAACTGTTGAGGAAGAAGATGGAATATGCTACACTCATCCTAAGAAGCTGCCAG GTGTCAAGCAGGATGGAAGTGTGTCTCACTTTTTTCATAGGACTTTCAAGGCATACAATATTGGAACAAGGAAAAGGCGGAAGATAAacactgatgatcttgtagatgtTCGCTGGCATAAGACTGGCAAGACAAAACCAGTAATTGTGGATGGGAGACACCTTGGATGCAAGAAGATAATGGTTTTGTATATGAGCACAACAAAGGGTGAAAAACCTGAGAAAACAAATTGGGTAATGCACCAATACCATTTGGGCACAGGGGAAGATGAGAAGGATGGTGAATATGTTGTGTCTAAAATATTCTATCAGCAGCAGTCCAAGCCAGGTGAAAAAAATGGACAAGATCTAGGTGATAAAAATGGACAAAATCTCACCATGGAGATAGACCACAATGTTGTTACTGAGCTAGACCCTGCTCCAGGTGCTGTACCAGGTTCTCCTGAACAGAATTCCGGTGATAAGCAAGACCATGTTGAGAGACTTGAAGTGATATCTGGTCAG TCAAatgttcatcattctggagatgaagagcatcatgtgcaTCTTGAGGGTGATAAGCCTGATGATCAAGGTGAGCATCCAACAGAGGATACAAAATGGTGGGAAGGTGAATCGCAGTACCTGCTGGACTCTCAGCAGCTAGCAGAGGGGATTGCTATTTGCGAGGAGTTTCTTCAGAGTCAATCTTCCTGTGCTGGTGAAGAAGTAAAAAAGAGCAATCTATGCTTATCTGATTATGCTGCCATGGGTGCAGAAGCCTTGAAAATGGACTTGGAAGAATGTCAAAATTTAGACAGCACTGACCATGCTAACATTGAACTTGATACTCCTCCAGATTTCCGGCTGAGCCAACTT
- the LOC135636694 gene encoding uncharacterized protein LOC135636694 — protein sequence MNTDIAAAVKPEYPVVDRNPPFTKTVANFNTLDYLRLLTITGVSVTVGYLSGIKPNVRGPSTVTGGLIGVLGGFMYAYQNSAGRLMGFFPNDDEVARYK from the exons ATGAACACGGATATAGCGGCTGCGGTGAAGCCGGAGTACCCGGTGGTCGACCGGAACCCTCCCTTCACCAAGACCGTGGCCAACTTCAACACCCTCGACTACCTCCGCCTTCTCACCATAACTGGAGTCTCCGTCACCGTCGGCTACCTCTCCG GGATCAAACCCAACGTCCGAGGCCCGTCCACGGTGACTGGCGGCCTCATTGGCGTCTTGGGAGGCTTTATGTACGCTTACCAGAATTCTGCCGGCCGCCTCATGGGTTTCTTCCCCAACGATGACGAGGTGGCTCGCTACAAGTAG
- the LOC135618312 gene encoding dihydrolipoyllysine-residue acetyltransferase component 4 of pyruvate dehydrogenase complex, chloroplastic-like: MAASPSTTSVAGAGPLLSFSSSLSSPSRRLLLPLVRRSSGGAGRRAARIPAISAKIREIFMPALSSTMTEGKIVSWVKSEGDRLSKGESVVVVESDKADMDVETFYDGILAAIVVPAGESAPVGAPIGLLAETEDEVPLAKAQAQSQSQSQPAPVTQSPPSPPSVAAPSPPPPPPAPVATPVAVSEGPRKIVATPFAKKLAKQHKVDIGTVVGTGPYGRITPSDIEAAVGIQPKVPVSSPSPAVTPLPQSPAPSADRSAKAPAAALPPIPGSTVVPFTTMQAAVSKNMVESLSVPTFRVGYPVTTNALDALYEKVKPKGVTMTVLLAKAAAMALAKHPVVNASCKDGKSFTYNESINIAVAVAIDGGLITPVLQDADKLDIYLLSQRWKDLLKKSRAKQLQPNEYSSGTFTVSNLGMFGVDRFDAILPPGQGAIMAVGASKPTVVADADGFFSVKSKMLVNVTADHRIIYGADLAAFLQTFAKIVEDPESLTL; this comes from the exons ATGGCCGCGTCTCCGTCGACCACATCCGTCGCCGGCGCAGGCCCGCTActgtccttctcctcctccctttcctccCCCTCCCGCCGCCTCCTCCTGCCCCTCGTCCGCCGCAGCAGCGGCGGCGCAGGGCGCCGTGCCGCACGGATCCCCGCCATCAGCGCCAAGATCCGGGAGATCTTCATGCCGGCGCTGAGCTCCACTATGACGGAGGGCAAGATCGTGTCCTGGGTGAAGTCCGAGGGCGACCGCCTGTCCAAGGGCGAGAGCGTGGTCGTTGTCGAGTCCGACAAGGCCGACATGGACGTCGAGACCTTCTATGATGGCATTCTTGCCGCCATCGTCGTCCCTGCTGGAGAGTCGGCCCCCGTCGGCGCCCCCATCGGCCTCCTTGCCGAGACCGAGGACGAGGTCCCCCTCGCCAAGGCCCAGGCCCAGTCTCAATCCCAGTCTCAACCCGCACCCGTGACCCAATCCCCTCCTTCTCCTCCCTCCGTTGCCGCCCCTTCTCCTCCACCTCCGCCTCCGGCTCCGGTAGCCACTCCGGTGGCTGTTTCGGAGGGGCCGAGGAAGATCGTGGCCACGCCTTTTGCCAAGAAGCTCGCGAAACAGCACAAGGTGGATATCGGGACCGTGGTCGGGACAGGGCCTTATGGAAGGATCACCCCTTCCGACATCGAGGCCGCGGTTGGAATCCAGCCAAAGGTGCCTGTAAGTTCTCCATCTCCTGCCGTGACTCCACTGCCTCAGTCTCCAGCTCCAAGTGCTGATAGAAGCGCCAAAGCTCCAGCGGCTGCTCTGCCTCCTATTCCTGGCTCCACTGTTGTTCCCTTCACCACGATGCAGGCTGCTGTGTCAAAGAACATGGTGGAGAGCCTCTCGGTGCCGACTTTCCGTGTCGGATATCCTGTGACGACTAATGCGCTTGATGCCCTCTATGAAAAG GTCAAACCCAAGGGTGTCACCATGACCGTGCTATTGGCTAAGGCTGCAGCTATGGCACTTGCAAAGCATCCGGTTGTGAATGCAAGCTGCAAGGATGGAAAGAGTTTTACTTACAATGAGAGCATCAACATTGCAGTTGCTGTGGCGATTGATGGCGGACTGATAACCCCTGTTCTCCAGGATGCAGATAAG TTGGATATTTACTTGCTCTCTCAAAGATGGAAAGATCTGCTAAAGAAGTCTCGTGCTAAGCAGCTTCAACCCAATGAGTACAGCTCAG GAACATTTACTGTCTCCAATTTGGGTATGTTTGGGGTGGACAGATTTGATGCTATTCTTCCACCTGGTCAG GGGGCTATTATGGCAGTTGGAGCTTCAAAGCCCACTGTTGTTGCCGATGCTGATGGTTTCTTCTCTGTTAAGAGTAAAATGCTG
- the LOC135618305 gene encoding SUPPRESSOR OF GAMMA RESPONSE 1-like isoform X2, giving the protein MAKVGTGDAKPHPFINEFILTVEEEDGICYTHPKKLPGVKQDGSVSHFFHRTFKAYNIGTRKRRKINTDDLVDVRWHKTGKTKPVIVDGRHLGCKKIMVLYMSTTKGEKPEKTNWVMHQYHLGTGEDEKDGEYVVSKIFYQQQSKPGEKNGQDLGDKNGQNLTMEIDHNVVTELDPAPGAVPGSPEQNSGDKQDHVERLEVISGQSNVHHSGDEEHHVHLEGDKPDDQGEHPTEDTKWWEGESQYLLDSQQLAEGIAICEEFLQSQSSCAGEEVKKSNLCLSDYAAMGAEALKMDLEECQNLDSTDHANIELDTPPDFRLSQLEFGSQDSFLAWPGSKLAD; this is encoded by the exons ATGGCAAAAGTTGGGACAGGTGATGCAAAACCACATCCTTTCATTAATGAATTCATTCTAACTGTTGAGGAAGAAGATGGAATATGCTACACTCATCCTAAGAAGCTGCCAG GTGTCAAGCAGGATGGAAGTGTGTCTCACTTTTTTCATAGGACTTTCAAGGCATACAATATTGGAACAAGGAAAAGGCGGAAGATAAacactgatgatcttgtagatgtTCGCTGGCATAAGACTGGCAAGACAAAACCAGTAATTGTGGATGGGAGACACCTTGGATGCAAGAAGATAATGGTTTTGTATATGAGCACAACAAAGGGTGAAAAACCTGAGAAAACAAATTGGGTAATGCACCAATACCATTTGGGCACAGGGGAAGATGAGAAGGATGGTGAATATGTTGTGTCTAAAATATTCTATCAGCAGCAGTCCAAGCCAGGTGAAAAAAATGGACAAGATCTAGGTGATAAAAATGGACAAAATCTCACCATGGAGATAGACCACAATGTTGTTACTGAGCTAGACCCTGCTCCAGGTGCTGTACCAGGTTCTCCTGAACAGAATTCCGGTGATAAGCAAGACCATGTTGAGAGACTTGAAGTGATATCTGGTCAG TCAAatgttcatcattctggagatgaagagcatcatgtgcaTCTTGAGGGTGATAAGCCTGATGATCAAGGTGAGCATCCAACAGAGGATACAAAATGGTGGGAAGGTGAATCGCAGTACCTGCTGGACTCTCAGCAGCTAGCAGAGGGGATTGCTATTTGCGAGGAGTTTCTTCAGAGTCAATCTTCCTGTGCTGGTGAAGAAGTAAAAAAGAGCAATCTATGCTTATCTGATTATGCTGCCATGGGTGCAGAAGCCTTGAAAATGGACTTGGAAGAATGTCAAAATTTAGACAGCACTGACCATGCTAACATTGAACTTGATACTCCTCCAGATTTCCGGCTGAGCCAACTT